One window of the Populus nigra chromosome 4, ddPopNigr1.1, whole genome shotgun sequence genome contains the following:
- the LOC133690481 gene encoding uncharacterized protein LOC133690481 has translation MDDIPDATARLISIINRGSSALKNAHFDKAARYFKKARDASVHLQGERTLERSLLHHLYGVSLLYEIPFQGDDDPLEFLPREADYYLAKDRPYSSYSKLYSGTVSQEDYANQMEAAQKELKIAWSILENESNCLIEKANTLCALGEVALRRGEPNPERYYIQASSFFESLEGEIHKQRIVHINVKICICLEGSDKIKAIEYGEKALSSYQTQLKRLISETQSSSKSVETQTSSDSESSSATQIDPSIQKKKNERSMLIKILSKLQFQLDDLKAGSSTSRNLEGTSVAPVAPAGHRDGKEKLSQLIQVLRIDKQFDN, from the exons ATGGATGATATCCCTGACGCTACGGCTAGGCTTATCTCTATCATCAATCGTGGATCATCCGCCTTAAAAAATGCCCACTTTGATAAAGCTGCTAGATACTTCAAGAAGGCTCGTGATGCCAG CGTTCATCTCCAAGGTGAACGTACTCTGGAACGCTCCCTTTTGCACCATTTATATGGTGTTTCCTTGCTGTACGAAATTCCATTTCAGGGAGATGATGATCCGTTGGAATTTTTACCGAGGGAAGCTGATTACTATCTTGCTAAAGATAGACCTTATAGTTCTTATAGCAAGTTATACAGCG GTACTGTTAGCCAAGAGGACTATGCAAATCAGATGGAAGCTGCACAGAAAGAACTAAAGATTGCATGGTCAATTCTGGAAAACGAATCAAACTGCTTAATAGAGAAAGCTAATACACTCTGCGCCCTTGGGGAGGTTGCATTGAGAAGGG GGGAACCAAATCCTGAGCGTTATTATATCCAAGCATCATCCTTTTTTGAGAGTTTGGAAGGAGAAATTCATAAACAGCGAATAGTCCATAT AAATGTCAAAATATGCATCTGCCTAGAGGGTAGCGACAAGATTAAAGCCATTGAATATGGCGAGAAGGCTCTGTCATCCTATCAGACTCAACTGAAGCGGCTAATATCTGAAACACAGAGCTCATCCAAATCTGTAGAAACACAAACTTCCTCTGATTCGGAATCGTCTTCAGCCACACAAATTGATCCTTCtattcagaaaaagaaaaatgaaaggagcatgctgattaaaattttaagtaagCTGCAATTCCAG cttGATGATCTGAAGGCAGGTTCATCTACCTCACGAAACCTGGAAGGAACTTCAGTGGCTCCAGTGGCTCCAGCTGGTCATagagatggaaaagaaaaattgtcCCAATTAATACAAGTCCTGAGAATTGATAAGCAGTTTGATAACTGA
- the LOC133692164 gene encoding probable E3 ubiquitin-protein ligase ARI8 gives MADMNDFDDFDDYSPTDYSSDDNTDSSETNFTVLKEADICRCIEHEITELSDVLSISKLEASLLLRHYNWNVCKVHDAWFVDEFGVRKKVGLLLEKPEEKQVSYDDLTCGICFESYSQDFIKSVTCGHPFCSECWGLYIHTNINDGPGCLVLRCPEPTCAAAVGDDVINELGFEEDRKKYYRYLARSYVESNKRRKWCPAPGCDYAIDFVGCDGDFDVTCVCSHSFCFHCCEERHRPVGCDTVEKWNLKNSSDSQTETWKKAYTKPCPNCQRPIEKNAGCMRMSCTTPCYHMFCWICLKDWSVHGYGGSCNRYVGNPQPEESSPLRQELLKYQHYYDRWAANEKSRQIALTDLGKVRNNHLKEISELYGQPETQLEFLTEAWQQIVECRRVLKWTYAYGYYLAEDDDAKAKLFVYLQGQAESSLERFHDCAERELKIFIDPDELSDSFNDFRLKLIHLTGVTKNYFKNLVTALENGLSDVASSSKQQKTSICRRLKVPAGETCNRMTTPEDRSSNLYTAITRTSANPNKTKAPKKTIGAALEITTQTKRRTADNLTPQGEWSCVFCSYMNPGSAETCEACNRGAWTCQHCTYANPRTATTCQMCAETQ, from the coding sequence ATGGCTGACATGAACGATTTCGATGATTTCGATGACTACTCACCCACGGATTACTCCAGTGATGACAATACTGACTCCAGTGAAACAAACTTTACCGTCTTGAAAGAGGCCGATATTTGCCGATGTATCGAGCATGAGATCACAGAGTTATCTGATGTACTCTCAATATCGAAACTCGAGGCAAGTCTTCTACTTCGTCACTACAATTGGAATGTTTGTAAAGTACATGATGCTTGGTTTGTTGACGAATTCGGAGTCCGTAAAAAGGTAGGCTTGTTGCTGGAGAAGCCGGAAGAAAAACAAGTCAGTTATGATGATCTGACTTGTGggatttgttttgaatcttaTAGTCAAGATTTCATTAAATCGGTCACTTGTGGTCATCCTTTTTGTTCTGAATGCTGGGGACTTTACATTCACACAAACATCAATGATGGTCCTGGATGTTTGGTTCTAAGGTGTCCTGAACCAACATGTGCTGCTGCTGTTGGTGATGATGTTATTAACGAATTGGGGTTCGAGGAAGATAGGAAAAAGTACTATCGTTACCTTGCTAGGTCTTATGTAGAAAGCAACAAGAGGAGAAAGTGGTGTCCTGCTCCAGGTTGTGATTATGCTATTGATTTTGTCGGCTGCGATGGAGACTTTGATGTTACTTGCGTGTGCTCTCATTCCTTTTGCTTTCATTGTTGTGAGGAAAGACATCGACCAGTAGGATGTGATACTGTGGAAAAATGGAATTTGAAGAACAGTTCAGACTCTCAAACTGAGACGTGGAAGAAAGCTTATACCAAGCCTTGTCCCAACTGCCAGAGACCGATTGAGAAGAATGCGGGATGCATGCGCATGTCATGCACAACTCCTTGTTATCATATGTTTTGCTGGATATGCCTAAAAGACTGGTCTGTTCATGGTTATGGTGGTTCTTGCAATAGGTATGTTGGAAACCCTCAGCCTGAGGAAAGTAGTCCATTGCGGCAAGAGTTGCTTAAATACCAACATTATTATGATCGCTGGGCAGCCAATGAAAAGTCGAGGCAAATTGCTTTGACAGACTTGGGAAAGGTGCGGAACAATCATCTAAAGGAGATCTCGGAACTCTATGGCCAACCTGAGACTCAGCTTGAATTCTTGACCGAGGCCTGGCAGCAGATAGTTGAATGTCGACGGGTGCTGAAATGGACCTATGCATATGGGTATTACCTAGCGGAGGATGACGATGCTAAGGCAAAATTATTCGTGTACTTGCAAGGGCAGGCGGAATCCAGTTTAGAAAGGTTTCATGATTGTGCAGAGAGGGAACTCAAGATATTTATTGATCCTGATGAACTTTCTGACAGTTTCAATGACTTTCGGTTGAAGTTAATCCATCTGACAGGAGTGACCAAAAACTACTTTAAGAATTTGGTTACAGCATTAGAGAATGGACTATCAGACGTGGCTAGCTCCTCGAAGCAACAAAAAACCTCGATCTGCAGAAGACTAAAAGTTCCAGCAGGCGAGACCTGCAACAGAATGACAACTCCTGAAGACAGGTCCTCGAATCTCTACACAGCTATAACAAGGACTTCTGCAAATCCAAACAAGACAAAAGCACCCAAAAAAACAATAGGTGCTGCACTTGAGATTACAACTCAAACAAAGAGGAGAACTGCTGACAATTTGACACCTCAGGGTGAATGGTCTTGTGTGTTTTGTTCTTACATGAATCCGGGTTCAGCAGAGACATGCGAGGCATGTAATCGAGGAGCTTGGACTTGTCAGCACTGCACATATGCCAATCCCAGGACCGCAACCACATGCCAGATGTGCGCTGAAACCCAGTGA
- the LOC133690711 gene encoding pentatricopeptide repeat-containing protein At1g25360-like, whose amino-acid sequence MYEKERNGGYADLLFIVKLIQVCADLKLLEPGKRVDEYVMRSSSKLKTSVVLNNLADMYCKLGDANGAREIFEQMGARNLDSWNKMLLEKEGHKHFESMSRGYGIILAEEHYEAMVDLLGRSGKIAECKGVSCKYTNRLKHQSLGDSTEALESQNTRATGLFCITIRAKDSFNINYKRATSDGIKAYEKLRSLSKEVRDAGYLPDTRFVFHDLDQEAKEKTLFYHIERIAIAYGLINTPPGTSLRIMKNPRICGDCHNFIKILSKMKNR is encoded by the exons ATGTATGAAAAGGAGAGGAATGGAGGTTATGCAGACTTGCTTTTTATTGTGAAGTTGATACAAGTTTGTGCTGATTTAAAATTGCTGGAACCAGGGAAAAGGGTAGATGAGTATGTTATGAGGTCTTCGTCAAAGCTTAAGACCAGTGTTGTCCTGAATAATCTGGCGGACATGTACTGTAAACTGGGCGATGCAAATGGGGCAAGAGAGATATTTGAGCAAATGGGAGCACGAAATTTGGATTCTTGGAACAAGATGCTGTTGG AGAAGGAAGGACATAAACATTTTGAGTCAATGAGCAGGGGTTATGGGATCATTCTCGCAGAAGAGCATTATGAAGCTATGGTTGATCTTCTTGGAAGATCAGGAAAGATAGCGGAGTGCAAAGGAGTTAGTTGCAAATATACCAATCGACTCAAACACCAGAGTTTGGGAGACTCTACAGAAGCACTCGAAAGCCAGAACACAAGGGCAACTGGGTTATTCTGTATCACCATAAGGGCAAAGGACAGctttaacataaattataaaagagCGACTTCAGACGGGATCAAGGCATATGAAAAGTTGAGGTCTTTGAGTAAAGAGGTAAGGGATGCTGGATATTTGCCGGACACAAGGTTTGTGTTTCATGATCTTGACCAAGAGGCGAAGGAGAAGACCTTGTTCTACCACATTGAAAGGATAGCCATTGCTTATGGGCTTATCAATACTCCTCCTGGGACCTCTCTAAGGATAATGAAAAACCCAAGGATTTGTGGGGACTGtcataatttcatcaagatccTTTCCAAAATGAAGAACCGATAG
- the LOC133691330 gene encoding octanoyltransferase LIP2p, chloroplastic-like, whose product MIIQATTTSNFGSFPICPTTRHQSQSRKIIPLNLVSSQKGQEFTSVTHKGDKMCECFDLHKELVPYGDAWNWQKVIVREKSGLIERNEECPDTLIVLQHQPVYTMGTGSSIEYLKFDIKNAPFEVYRTERGGEVTYHGPGQLTMYPIINLRNHKMDLHWYLRELEEVVIRVLSSTFSIKASRIEGLTGVWVGDQKLAAIGIKVSQWIAYHGLALNVTTDLAPFNLIVPCGIRNRKVGSIKGLLEESCSNAKAHHFDYSQLIDITSQSLIREFSEVFQLKIQQRSLEFLVKKPESL is encoded by the exons ATGATCATCCAGGCAACAACAACTTCAAATTTTGGTTCATTCCCAATATGCCCAACAACCAGGCACCAATCTCAATCCCGCAAAATCATCCCTTTGAATCTTGTTTCGTCTCAAAAAGGCCAAGAGTTTACCTCAGTAACTCACAAAGGTGACAAAAT GTGCGAGTGTTTTGATTTGCATAAAGAGCTAGTCCCATATGGAGATGCTTGGAATTGGCAGAAAGTGATTGTTAGAGAGAAAAGCGGGTTGATTGAAAGGAATGAAGAATGCCCAGATACACTGATTGTTTTGCAGCATCAACCTGTGTATACAATGGGTACTGGTAGCTCTATAGAATACCTGAAATTTGACATAAAGAATGCTCCTTTTGAGGTTTATCGTACTGAACGAGGTGGAGAAGTTACCTATCACGGGCCTGGCCAG CTAACTATGTACCCAATTATCAATCTTCGAAATCACAAGATGGATCTTCATTGGTACCTCAGGGAACTTGAGGAGGTGGTCATTCGTGTTCTTTCCTCAACATTTTCTATCAAGGCTTCCAGGATTGAGGGTTTAACTGGAGTTTGGGTTG GAGATCAGAAACTGGCTGCAATTGGTATAAAAGTATCTCAATGGATAGCATATCATGGTTTAGCACTGAATGTCACTACAGATTTGGCACCTTTTAATTTGATAGTTCCATGTGGGATCAGGAACCGGAAGGTTGGAAGCATAAAGGGGTTACTGGAAGAATCCTGCTCAAATGCAAAGGCACATCATTTTGATTATTCACAACTGATTGATATTACTAGCCAATCCTTGATCAGGGAGTTTTCAGAAGTTTTTCAGCTTAAGATCCAACAAAGAAGTTTGGAGTTTTTGGTGAAGAAACCAGAAAGCTTATAA
- the LOC133692477 gene encoding probable E3 ubiquitin-protein ligase ARI8 — protein MDDIHPSSDSVKVESKINYYSDGFDDNEDPFFLTDDDLVDGDDGAADALLEDIREDEIDLLKQKQQDCKILNATELRQRMEHDVAQVSAVLSVSKTEASILLRNYNWSVGKVNDAWFTDESAVREKVGLFVKPVISSDIVSNKRKIIICGICFESHTSDRIIYADCGHLYCEICWSIYISTSINNDGAGCLMLRCPEPSCHAAIGQDMIDSLTSEEDRKKYSDFLLRSYVEDNRTTKWCPGPACEYAIEFSGADGIFDVTCHCFTSFCWNCKEECHRPMDCDTVKRWILKNSSESENVNYILAYCKPCPNCKRPIEKNHGCMHMTCRVCRYEFCWLCLGPWKGHMNCNRYMERTDTDDKRKKLAKESLEKYTHYFERWDANRKSKVKALADHQRVKDEEFKKLSVSQDIPEAHFEFISKAWLQVVECRRALEWSYSYGYYLPDNEPAKKQFFEYLQGEAESTLEKLHNCVESELKEFLDVDGLSKKFSEFRTKLVGLTTVTGNYFEKLVRALENGLSDVNSHGTKGLEDEAEDSWHCDRCTYANPSSIRSCKMCVPSDIDNVSGNE, from the coding sequence ATGGACGACATCCACCCTTCAAGCGACAGCGTCAAGGTGGAGTCAAAAATCAATTACTACAGTGATGGGTTCGATGATAACGAGGATCCGTTTTTCTTAACTGATGATGATCTtgttgatggtgatgatggtgCTGCTGATGCCCTTTTGGAGGATATAAGAGAGGATGAAATTGACCTCCTCAAGCAGAAGCAACAGGACTGCAAAATCCTGAACGCAACAGAGCTTCGTCAACGCATGGAGCATGATGTCGCCCAAGTCTCTGCCGTCCTCTCTGTATCCAAAACTGAGGCAAGTATCTTACTCCGTAATTATAACTGGTCTGTTGGTAAAGTCAATGATGCATGGTTTACTGATGAGTCTGCAGTCCGTGAAAAAGTCGGGTTGTTCGTGAAACCTGTGATAAGTTCTGATATTGTCTCCAATAAGAGGAAAATTATCATTTGTGGGATTTGTTTTGAATCCCACACCAGTGATAGAATCATATATGCTGACTGTGGGCATCTTTATTGTGAAATTTGTTGGTCTATCTATATTAGCACATCAATTAACAATGATGGCGCTGGGTGTTTGATGTTGAGGTGTCCTGAGCCCTCTTGTCATGCTGCTATCGGTCAAGACATGATCGATTCATTAACATCTGAAGAAGATAGGAAGAAGTATTCTGATTTCCTTCTTAGATCTTATGTTGAAGATAATAGGACGACAAAGTGGTGTCCTGGCCCAGCCTGTGAGTATGCTATTGAATTTTCTGGTGCTGATGGAATATTTGATGTCACTTGCCATTGTTTTACTAGTTTTTGCTGGAATTGCAAGGAGGAATGCCACCGTCCAATGGACTGTGACACTGTGAAAAGGTGGATTTTGAAGAACAGCTCAGAATCGGAAAATGTAAATTATATACTAGCTTATTGCAAGCCCTGTCCCAATTGCAAGAgaccaattgaaaaaaatcatgggtGTATGCACATGACATGCAGGGTTTGCCGCTACGAATTTTGTTGGTTATGTTTGGGTCCATGGAAAGGCCATATGAATTGCAACCGATACATGGAAAGAACTGATACAGatgacaagagaaaaaaattggcaAAGGAATCTTTAGAGAAATATACTCATTATTTTGAACGTTGGGATGCCAATCGAAAATCGAAGGTGAAGGCACTTGCAGATCATCAAAGAGTGAAAGATGAAGAGTTCAAGAAGCTGAGTGTGTCACAAGACATACCAGAGGCCCATTTCGAGTTCATATCAAAGGCGTGGCTACAGGTAGTTGAATGTAGGCGAGCACTGGAATGGAGTTATTCATATGGATACTACCTGCCTGACAACGAGCCTGCTAAAAAACAGTTTTTTGAGTACTTGCAAGGGGAGGCAGAGTCGACCCTGGAAAAGCTTCATAATTGCGTGGAGAGCGAACTGAAGGAGTTTCTTGATGTTGATGGCCTATCAAAGAAATTCAGCGAATTCCGAACAAAGCTGGTTGGACTGACCACTGTGACAGGGAATTACTTCGAGAAGCTTGTTAGAGCATTGGAGAATGGCCTATCTGATGTGAACTCCCACGGGACCAAGGGCTTAGAGGATGAAGCTGAAGATTCTTGGCATTGTGATCGCTGTACCTACGCTAATCCCTCCTCCATCAGAAGTTGCAAGATGTGTGTTCCATCTGATATAGATAATGTTAGTGGTAATGAATGA